In a genomic window of Gossypium arboreum isolate Shixiya-1 chromosome 7, ASM2569848v2, whole genome shotgun sequence:
- the LOC108453366 gene encoding ribulose bisphosphate carboxylase small subunit, chloroplastic yields MASSMISSATIATVNCSSPAQANMVAPFTGLKSASAFPVTRKANNDITSLASNGGRVQCMQVWPPLGKKKFETLSYLPDLTPVQLAKEVDYLLRSKWIPCLEFELEEGFVHRKYSSLPTYYDGRYWTMWKLPMFGCTDSAQVLEELENCKKEYPNAFIRIIGFDNVRQVQCISFIAYKPKGY; encoded by the exons ATGGCCTCCTCCATGATCTCATCGGCAACCATTGCCACCGTGAACTGCTCCTCCCCGGCACAGGCCAACATGGTGGCCCCCTTCACCGGCCTCAAGTCTGCCTCTGCTTTCCCAGTCACTAGGAAGGCCAACAACGACATCACTTCTCTTGCAAGCAATGGTGGGAGAGTGCAATGCATGCAG GTGTGGCCTCCTCTTGGGAAGAAGAAGTTCGAGACACTCTCATACCTCCCCGATCTTACACCCGTACAGTTGGCTAAGGAAGTAGATTACCTTCTTCGCTCTAAATGGATTCCTTGCTTGGAATTCGAATTAGAG GAGGGATTCGTGCACCGTAAGTACTCGAGCTTACCCACGTACTACGATGGACGCTACTGGACCATGTGGAAACTGCCCATGTTTGGGTGCACTGACTCGGCTCAGGTGTTGGAGGAGCTTGAGAATTGCAAGAAGGAATACCCCAATGCATTCATTAGAATCATTGGGTTCGACAACGTTCGTCAAGTGCAGTGCATTAGTTTCATTGCCTACAAGCCTAAAGGCTACTAA